A region of Plantactinospora sp. BC1 DNA encodes the following proteins:
- a CDS encoding MFS transporter permease: MAGVVNASRRIGAAVSGWLTEPVPRARVAAFRTLVYLFVAADLLVFTPWIRDKASIPGELYQPLFVGRLLPLPTPTPLLVNLVFWALLLLALAAATGRAPRALGWAVFVLYFEWMVIAMSYGKVDHDRFAFLVALAVLPTVGRARHGDRTASEAAGWALRVTQIAVVCTYFLAAWAKLRFGGLEWMTGSVLARAIIRRGTELADLIAQVPYLLIAAQFGIIAFELLSPLVFVVSPRWRQAVVAFFYSFHLVTIATITISFAPHLVAMTSFLALERLRPVERLRRLTRRGGQDAEAVPAEPPAARSPAVP, from the coding sequence GTGGCAGGCGTCGTGAACGCGTCGAGACGGATCGGCGCCGCCGTCTCCGGCTGGCTGACCGAACCGGTACCCCGGGCCCGGGTCGCCGCCTTCCGTACCCTGGTCTACCTTTTCGTCGCCGCGGACCTGCTGGTCTTCACGCCCTGGATCCGCGACAAGGCCAGCATCCCCGGCGAGCTCTACCAGCCGCTCTTCGTCGGCCGGCTGCTCCCGCTGCCGACCCCGACCCCGCTGCTGGTCAACCTCGTCTTCTGGGCGCTGCTGCTGCTCGCCCTCGCCGCCGCGACCGGACGGGCGCCCCGGGCACTCGGCTGGGCCGTCTTCGTGCTCTATTTCGAGTGGATGGTCATCGCGATGAGCTACGGGAAGGTGGACCACGACCGGTTCGCCTTCCTGGTGGCGCTGGCCGTGCTGCCGACAGTGGGCCGGGCCCGGCACGGGGACCGCACCGCCAGCGAGGCGGCCGGCTGGGCGTTGCGGGTCACCCAGATCGCCGTGGTCTGCACCTATTTCCTGGCCGCCTGGGCCAAGCTCCGGTTCGGCGGACTGGAGTGGATGACCGGTTCGGTACTCGCCCGGGCCATCATCCGGCGCGGCACCGAGCTGGCCGACCTGATCGCCCAGGTGCCGTACCTGCTGATCGCGGCACAGTTCGGGATCATCGCGTTCGAGCTGCTCAGCCCGCTGGTCTTCGTGGTGTCACCGCGCTGGCGACAGGCCGTGGTGGCGTTCTTCTACTCGTTCCACCTGGTCACCATCGCCACCATCACCATCTCGTTCGCCCCGCACCTGGTGGCGATGACCAGCTTCCTGGCGCTGGAGCGGCTCCGCCCGGTCGAACGGCTGCGCCGGCTGACCCGCCGAGGCGGTCAGGACGCCGAGGCGGTCCCGGCGGAGCCGCCCGCTGCGCGGTCGCCGGCCGTACCGTAG
- the trxA gene encoding thioredoxin: MATVELTTANFDEVTEQPGIVLVDFWADWCGPCKRFAPVYERSSEKHQEIVFGKVDTEAQQEIAAKFDIRSIPTIMAIRDGVIVFAQPGALPESALESLIEQVQALDMDDVRKQLAEHSH; this comes from the coding sequence ATGGCGACCGTTGAGCTGACCACAGCCAACTTCGACGAGGTGACCGAGCAGCCGGGCATCGTGCTGGTGGACTTCTGGGCGGACTGGTGTGGCCCGTGCAAGCGGTTCGCGCCGGTGTACGAGCGCTCCTCGGAGAAGCACCAGGAGATCGTCTTCGGCAAGGTCGACACCGAGGCGCAGCAGGAGATCGCCGCGAAGTTCGACATCCGGTCCATCCCCACGATCATGGCGATCCGCGACGGCGTGATCGTCTTCGCCCAGCCGGGCGCCCTGCCGGAGTCGGCGCTGGAGTCGCTGATCGAGCAGGTGCAGGCGCTGGACATGGACGACGTACGCAAGCAGCTCGCCGAGCACAGCCACTGA
- a CDS encoding RNA methyltransferase, with amino-acid sequence MDAAEVELEVGVGPWPGEPPADPRYDPELLRQGDRRNVVDRYRYWRREAIVADLDLRRHDFHVAIENWQHDFNIGTVVRNANAFLAAEVHVVGRRRWNRRGAMVTDRYQHVRHHETIEGFLRWCRAADLPVIGIDNLPGSRPLESAVLPRRCVLLFGQEGPGLSEPARLACSAVFSIAQYGSTRSINAGVASGIAMHAWIRAYGGEPPGEPG; translated from the coding sequence GTGGACGCTGCCGAGGTCGAGCTTGAGGTCGGGGTCGGGCCGTGGCCGGGCGAGCCGCCGGCCGATCCCCGGTACGACCCCGAACTGCTCCGCCAGGGCGACCGGCGCAACGTCGTCGATCGGTACCGCTACTGGCGGCGGGAGGCGATCGTCGCCGACCTGGACCTGCGCCGGCACGACTTCCACGTGGCGATCGAGAACTGGCAGCACGACTTCAACATCGGCACCGTGGTCCGCAACGCCAACGCCTTCCTCGCCGCCGAGGTGCACGTGGTGGGGCGGCGGCGGTGGAACCGGCGGGGCGCCATGGTGACCGACCGCTACCAGCACGTCCGGCACCACGAGACGATCGAAGGGTTCCTGCGCTGGTGCCGCGCCGCCGACCTGCCGGTGATCGGCATCGACAACCTGCCCGGGTCGCGACCGCTGGAGAGCGCGGTGCTGCCGCGCCGCTGCGTACTGCTGTTCGGGCAGGAGGGGCCGGGGCTCTCCGAGCCGGCCCGGCTCGCCTGCTCGGCGGTCTTCTCCATCGCCCAGTACGGCTCGACCCGGTCGATCAACGCCGGGGTGGCCAGCGGGATCGCCATGCACGCCTGGATCCGCGCGTACGGCGGTGAGCCGCCCGGCGAGCCCGGCTGA
- a CDS encoding DUF6758 family protein — MSCPRCGGPVRAPDLMHTAWRCPDCGPVAPLHVAEHIGPEIVASTVERIVEQRDPADREARFPGARSGAPMPLWCLWPLPQGWTMTGVGWAGDDRGGVRATAVACTGPDPLGGGPADLVLVAEEPGVGLGTRLAGTTGVDPGPQLAEALTDPGPGSAERVAHAKIRAGGHPTPLWSVKSPTDRSAYAGEARGIWLYAITWPASAGYLLAEDVELHDLTEWTPPELVYGAPSPYLHGRV, encoded by the coding sequence GTGAGCTGTCCACGTTGCGGCGGTCCGGTCCGAGCACCGGACCTGATGCACACCGCCTGGCGGTGTCCGGACTGCGGTCCGGTCGCTCCGCTGCACGTCGCCGAGCACATCGGGCCGGAGATCGTGGCCAGCACCGTCGAGCGGATCGTCGAACAGCGCGATCCGGCCGACCGGGAGGCCCGGTTCCCGGGAGCCCGGTCCGGCGCGCCGATGCCGCTCTGGTGCCTCTGGCCGCTGCCGCAGGGCTGGACGATGACCGGGGTCGGCTGGGCCGGTGACGATCGCGGCGGCGTACGCGCCACCGCGGTGGCCTGCACCGGGCCGGACCCGCTCGGCGGTGGACCCGCCGACCTGGTGTTGGTCGCCGAGGAGCCGGGCGTCGGCCTGGGCACCCGGCTGGCCGGTACCACCGGGGTCGACCCGGGCCCGCAGCTCGCGGAGGCGCTGACCGATCCCGGCCCGGGTTCCGCCGAGCGGGTCGCGCACGCCAAGATCCGGGCCGGCGGCCATCCGACTCCACTATGGTCAGTCAAATCTCCGACAGACCGGAGCGCCTACGCCGGTGAAGCTCGGGGGATCTGGCTCTATGCGATAACCTGGCCGGCGAGTGCGGGTTACCTCCTCGCGGAAGACGTCGAACTCCACGACCTGACCGAGTGGACACCGCCCGAGCTCGTCTACGGTGCTCCGTCCCCCTACCTGCACGGGAGGGTCTGA
- a CDS encoding PH domain-containing protein: protein MGNPSGEPPEPEDDDERRRRERDTEPIPRVRPDEGPEFGTGPDYAAGPSYSDGPAYSDGIGYGDRRAGTRGWVRDPDQGPEISEEELAGLRVDASGMPLGPRRVLPLEDEPTSLVARYLFPTERYRGEWKRHKIYLATPLLIGLLATFVLGYLSGFLAGQEVGALTTVAVLIWLGIMGWVAWKVADWYFDRFILTNKRVMVVNGIITRQVAMMPLLRVTDMKYEQSPLGRALNYGTFVLESAGQEQALREIKYLPNPNELYLRVVEEMYEPQAVEARLGKEAEEAKADDGA, encoded by the coding sequence ATGGGCAATCCGTCGGGTGAACCCCCTGAGCCCGAGGACGACGACGAACGTCGACGGCGCGAGCGGGACACCGAGCCGATCCCCCGGGTCCGACCCGACGAAGGGCCGGAGTTCGGTACCGGCCCGGACTACGCCGCCGGTCCCTCCTATTCGGACGGGCCCGCCTACTCCGACGGCATCGGCTACGGCGACCGCCGGGCCGGCACCCGGGGCTGGGTCCGTGACCCGGACCAGGGTCCGGAGATCTCCGAGGAGGAGCTCGCCGGCCTGCGGGTCGACGCCTCGGGGATGCCGCTCGGCCCGCGCCGGGTCCTGCCGCTGGAGGACGAGCCGACCTCGCTGGTGGCCCGCTATCTCTTCCCGACCGAGCGCTACCGGGGCGAGTGGAAGCGGCACAAGATCTACCTCGCCACCCCGCTGCTGATCGGCCTGCTCGCCACCTTCGTGCTCGGCTACCTCTCCGGCTTCCTCGCCGGCCAGGAGGTCGGCGCGCTGACCACCGTGGCGGTGCTGATCTGGCTCGGCATCATGGGCTGGGTCGCCTGGAAGGTCGCGGACTGGTATTTCGACCGGTTCATCCTGACCAACAAGCGGGTGATGGTGGTCAACGGGATCATCACCCGGCAGGTCGCGATGATGCCGCTGCTGCGGGTCACCGACATGAAATACGAGCAGTCGCCGCTCGGCCGCGCCCTCAACTACGGCACCTTCGTGCTGGAGTCGGCCGGTCAGGAGCAGGCGCTGCGGGAGATCAAGTATCTTCCCAACCCCAACGAGCTCTACCTGCGCGTGGTCGAGGAGATGTACGAGCCGCAGGCGGTCGAGGCGCGGCTGGGCAAGGAGGCCGAGGAGGCCAAGGCCGACGACGGCGCCTGA
- a CDS encoding SigE family RNA polymerase sigma factor gives MAPKHSVDEEFREFVAARSAALLRTAYLLAGDWATAEDLLQTALTKTYLAWKRLGEIEAVEPYARRVLINTATSWWRRRWHGERPTEVLPERPAPDQIEEQLERDRLWRHVRTLPVRQRAVLVLRFYEDLSEAQTAALLDISPGTVKSQTSRALSTLRRRLGAEADSRVPQGEEALTPVPLRAADGDGGRFEPAQQSFGQRPALPPELPRPRQAGARRPAALSVPAPPVPAVGAEA, from the coding sequence GTGGCGCCGAAGCACTCGGTGGACGAGGAGTTCCGCGAATTCGTCGCGGCCCGATCGGCTGCCCTGCTGCGTACGGCCTACCTGCTCGCCGGGGACTGGGCCACCGCCGAGGACCTGTTGCAGACCGCGTTGACCAAGACGTACCTGGCCTGGAAGCGGCTCGGCGAGATCGAGGCGGTCGAGCCGTACGCCCGGCGGGTCCTGATCAACACGGCGACCAGCTGGTGGCGGCGGCGCTGGCACGGCGAGCGCCCCACCGAGGTGCTACCCGAGCGGCCCGCCCCGGACCAGATCGAGGAGCAGCTCGAACGCGACCGGCTGTGGCGGCACGTCCGCACCCTGCCGGTCCGGCAGCGGGCCGTCCTGGTGCTCCGGTTCTACGAGGATCTCTCCGAGGCGCAGACGGCCGCGCTGCTCGACATCTCACCGGGCACGGTGAAGAGCCAGACCTCCCGGGCCCTCTCCACACTCCGCCGCCGGCTCGGCGCCGAGGCCGACAGCCGGGTGCCGCAGGGCGAGGAGGCGCTGACCCCGGTACCCCTCCGAGCGGCCGACGGCGACGGCGGCCGGTTCGAGCCCGCGCAGCAGTCGTTCGGCCAACGTCCGGCCCTCCCGCCGGAGCTGCCGAGACCGCGTCAGGCCGGAGCCCGGCGGCCGGCCGCCCTCTCGGTGCCGGCCCCGCCCGTTCCGGCGGTCGGAGCGGAAGCGTGA
- a CDS encoding PHP domain-containing protein — translation MTSRQSEAPDHAGRVRIDLHAHSTASDGTCTPEELVRAARATGLDVLAITDHDTTGGWDRAAAARPPGLTLVRGAELSCRWYGTEPSIPLHLLGYLFDPESPELVAELTRVRAAREVRGERIVELLRADGIDVDWAEIRDAAGGGTVGRPHIAQALIRAGLVATTAEAFAPHWLGERYRLPKDDIDVFRAVRLIRQAGGVPVMAHPRATRRGRIVPDSLIVELAAAGLAGLEAEHEDHSPAERDAVRALAAELGLLVTGSSDFHGAHKSVRLGAYTTEVEAYERILAASSGVGVLADPG, via the coding sequence GTGACGTCCCGCCAGTCCGAGGCGCCCGACCACGCAGGCCGGGTCCGGATCGACCTGCACGCCCACTCGACCGCCAGCGACGGCACCTGCACGCCCGAGGAACTCGTCCGGGCCGCCCGGGCGACCGGGCTCGACGTACTGGCCATCACCGACCACGACACCACCGGAGGCTGGGACCGGGCCGCCGCCGCCCGGCCGCCGGGACTCACCCTGGTCCGGGGCGCCGAACTCTCCTGCCGCTGGTACGGCACCGAGCCGTCGATCCCGCTGCACCTGCTCGGCTACCTCTTCGACCCGGAGTCGCCGGAGCTGGTGGCCGAGCTGACCCGGGTACGCGCCGCCCGCGAGGTACGCGGCGAACGCATCGTCGAACTGCTCCGGGCCGACGGCATCGACGTCGACTGGGCGGAGATCCGGGACGCCGCCGGGGGTGGCACGGTGGGCCGGCCGCACATCGCGCAGGCGCTGATCCGGGCCGGCCTGGTGGCGACCACCGCCGAGGCGTTCGCCCCGCACTGGCTCGGTGAGCGCTACCGGCTGCCCAAGGACGACATCGACGTGTTCCGGGCGGTCCGGCTGATCCGGCAGGCCGGCGGGGTGCCGGTGATGGCCCACCCGAGGGCGACCAGGCGGGGGCGGATCGTGCCCGACTCGTTGATCGTCGAGTTGGCCGCAGCCGGGCTGGCCGGGCTGGAGGCGGAGCACGAGGACCACTCGCCGGCCGAGCGGGACGCCGTACGGGCCCTCGCCGCTGAGCTGGGACTGCTGGTCACCGGCTCCTCCGACTTCCACGGTGCGCACAAGAGCGTCCGGCTCGGCGCGTACACCACCGAGGTCGAGGCGTACGAGCGGATCCTCGCGGCGAGCAGCGGGGTCGGGGTACTCGCCGACCCGGGCTGA
- a CDS encoding MarC family protein → MNMKLLGEVLLTLLVITDPPGMVPIFLALTGQMPARERVRAAWQAVALALGVIVVFAVAGQTLLDYLHIDLPALQGAGGLLLLLVALELLTGKADDPGQQNTSNIALVPLGTPLLAGPGAIVATMLFVQRAEGTADYLAIGVGIVAVMVAVWLILRFSGIVVRVLRPAGIEVLTRIAGLLLAAIAVQLIADSVAAFVTAHLHAS, encoded by the coding sequence GTGAACATGAAGCTGCTCGGCGAGGTCCTGCTGACCCTGCTGGTGATCACGGACCCACCGGGCATGGTGCCGATCTTCCTCGCCCTGACCGGCCAGATGCCGGCCCGGGAACGGGTACGCGCCGCGTGGCAGGCGGTGGCGCTCGCCCTCGGGGTGATCGTCGTGTTCGCGGTAGCCGGGCAGACCCTGCTGGACTATCTGCACATCGACCTGCCGGCGTTGCAGGGCGCCGGTGGCCTGCTGCTGCTGTTGGTCGCGTTGGAACTGCTCACCGGCAAGGCCGACGACCCCGGCCAGCAGAACACCTCGAACATCGCGCTGGTGCCGCTCGGTACGCCCCTGCTGGCCGGTCCCGGCGCGATCGTCGCCACGATGCTCTTCGTACAGCGCGCCGAGGGCACGGCGGACTACCTGGCGATCGGGGTCGGCATCGTCGCGGTGATGGTGGCGGTCTGGCTGATCCTGCGCTTCTCCGGGATCGTGGTCAGGGTGCTCCGGCCGGCCGGGATCGAGGTGCTGACCCGGATCGCCGGCCTGCTGCTCGCCGCGATCGCGGTGCAGTTGATCGCCGACTCCGTCGCCGCCTTCGTCACCGCACACCTGCACGCCTCCTGA
- a CDS encoding RecB family exonuclease, with protein sequence MRRPSSAGNRTPRPRGAQPEQLGFDGMPERLFVCTPSKLGTYTDCPRRYRYSYLDRPAPPKGPPWAHNSLGASVHTALRNWYALPPDRRRPEALPTLLKGTWVREGYRDEEQERAIFRRALEWLESYVETLDPADEPLGVERVVAVKTAVLAFNGRADRIDSRTGPDGTELVIVDYKTGRTGLDSDDARGSQALALYAYAAERVFRKPCRRVELHHLPTRTVAGHDHTEESLARQLARAEDTARDIIAAERAVADGTDPDEAFPVSPGIRCGWCDYRRSCPAGADAPEREPWSAVERALVPVEPGDGGHAETA encoded by the coding sequence GTGCGAAGGCCATCGTCCGCCGGCAACCGGACCCCTCGACCACGTGGCGCCCAGCCCGAGCAGTTGGGGTTCGACGGGATGCCCGAGCGCCTCTTCGTCTGCACGCCGAGCAAGCTCGGCACGTACACGGACTGCCCGCGCCGCTACCGCTACTCCTATCTCGACCGGCCGGCGCCGCCCAAGGGGCCGCCGTGGGCGCACAACTCCCTCGGCGCGAGCGTGCACACCGCACTGCGTAACTGGTATGCGCTGCCGCCCGACCGCCGCCGCCCCGAGGCGCTGCCGACGCTGCTCAAGGGCACCTGGGTCCGGGAGGGCTACCGCGACGAGGAGCAGGAGCGGGCGATCTTCCGCAGGGCACTGGAGTGGCTCGAGTCCTACGTGGAGACGCTCGACCCCGCCGACGAGCCGTTGGGGGTGGAGCGGGTGGTGGCGGTCAAGACCGCCGTGCTGGCGTTCAACGGTCGCGCCGACCGGATCGACTCGCGCACCGGCCCGGACGGTACGGAGTTGGTGATCGTCGACTACAAGACCGGGCGTACCGGCCTGGACTCCGACGATGCCCGTGGCTCCCAGGCGCTCGCGCTCTACGCCTACGCGGCCGAGCGGGTCTTCCGCAAGCCGTGCCGGCGGGTGGAGCTGCACCACCTGCCGACCCGGACGGTGGCCGGGCACGACCACACCGAGGAATCGCTCGCCCGGCAACTCGCCCGGGCCGAGGACACCGCCCGGGACATCATCGCCGCCGAGCGGGCGGTCGCCGACGGCACGGACCCGGACGAGGCCTTTCCGGTCTCGCCCGGCATCCGGTGCGGCTGGTGCGACTACCGCCGCAGTTGCCCGGCCGGTGCGGACGCCCCCGAGCGCGAGCCCTGGTCGGCGGTGGAACGCGCCCTCGTGCCGGTCGAGCCGGGCGACGGCGGGCACGCCGAGACGGCGTGA
- a CDS encoding Fur family transcriptional regulator: MTGEELLRSRGLRVTRPRLAVLEVLAAGGHLEVEEITQRVRQRLDSVSTQAIYDVLGALSRAGLSRRIEPAGSPARYEARVGDNHHHVVCRGCGEIADVDCAVGSAPCLDPVTAYGFQVDEAEVTYWGLCPSCQSRRATDD, encoded by the coding sequence ATGACTGGCGAGGAACTGCTCCGGTCGAGGGGCCTTCGGGTCACCCGACCGCGCCTCGCCGTACTCGAGGTGCTGGCCGCCGGCGGGCACCTGGAGGTGGAGGAGATCACCCAGCGGGTCCGGCAACGCCTCGACTCGGTCTCCACGCAGGCGATCTACGACGTACTGGGTGCGCTCTCCCGGGCCGGTCTCTCCCGCCGGATCGAGCCGGCCGGGTCACCCGCCCGGTACGAGGCGCGGGTCGGCGACAACCACCACCATGTCGTCTGCCGGGGCTGTGGCGAGATCGCCGACGTGGACTGCGCGGTCGGTTCCGCACCCTGCCTCGACCCGGTGACCGCGTACGGCTTCCAGGTCGACGAGGCCGAGGTCACCTACTGGGGCCTCTGCCCGAGCTGCCAGTCGCGCCGGGCCACCGACGACTGA
- a CDS encoding DUF2231 domain-containing protein, with protein sequence MFREVMGLPAHALLVHAAVVFVPLLALVSTGYAVLPRFRNRLDWAAAVLAVAAPVAAFFAVQSGEELQEVLTAKGYGPEILQKVVEHQGYGELTLWWSLALGVVTLVLLVVTSPRFTRERSLPVWLNLLLGAVVVVLAALNVWYVYLTGDTGAEAVWQGVL encoded by the coding sequence GTGTTCAGGGAAGTCATGGGTCTCCCCGCACACGCGTTGCTGGTGCACGCGGCCGTCGTCTTCGTGCCGCTGCTCGCGCTGGTCTCCACCGGGTACGCCGTGCTGCCCCGGTTCCGCAACCGGCTCGACTGGGCGGCGGCGGTGTTGGCGGTGGCCGCGCCGGTCGCCGCCTTCTTCGCGGTGCAGTCCGGTGAGGAACTCCAGGAGGTACTGACCGCCAAGGGTTACGGCCCGGAGATCCTGCAGAAGGTGGTGGAGCACCAGGGGTACGGCGAACTGACCCTCTGGTGGAGTCTCGCCCTCGGCGTGGTGACGCTGGTGCTGCTGGTGGTGACCAGCCCCCGGTTCACCCGGGAGCGGTCCCTGCCGGTCTGGCTCAACCTGCTGCTCGGCGCGGTCGTGGTGGTGCTCGCCGCGCTCAACGTCTGGTACGTCTACCTCACCGGGGACACCGGCGCCGAGGCGGTCTGGCAGGGCGTCCTCTAG